CTGATGGTCACCAAGGAGTCCCATTGCCTCGGCGATATCCTGATGAAGTGTTATTCCGGGGCGCTGGATGTGGAGATTGCTGCGGTTATCGGCAACCACAATGTGTTGCAGCCGCTGGTGGAGAAGTTTGATATCCCGTTCCACTGGGTGCCGGCCGATGGCCTGGAGCGCGCGCAACACGAAGAGCAGGTGATGCAGCTGGTCGACAGCTATGCTCCTGACTATCTGATTCTCGCCAAGTATATGCGGGTGCTCACCCCGCAGTTTGTTGCCCATTACCGCAAGCGCATCATCAATATCCACCACTCCTTCCTGCCGGCGTTCATCGGTGCCAAGCCCTACCAGCAGGCGTTTGAGCGCGGGGTGAAAATTATCGGGGCCACCGCGCACTTCGTGACCGACGACCTGGATGAGGGGCCGATCATCGAGCAGGATGTGATCCACGTGGACCACGGCTACTCGGCGGAGTCCATGGCCAGCGCCGGGCGCGATGTGGAAAAGCAGGTTTTAAGTCGCGCACTGCAACTTGTGCTGGAAGAGCGTGTCTTTATTCATGGCAACCGCACCGTGGTATTCAAATAACTTTTCAAAAAGGGAACGTGATGCTCAGCCGCCTGTACTTCTATTCCTTGATTGCGCCCGTGGTTTTTCTCGCAGGGTGCGCCAGTGCGCCCAGTGCCCCGAACCCCGGGCTGAAGGAGTCTTTCCATACCGAAATTTTCGCCAACGGCTCCAAGCGTTTTACCTATTCCCTGGAAATGGCGGCGCCGATGATTCGCGGGCCGTACACCGAAACGCCGAATATGCGCAGTGGCATGGTACGGCAACAGCAGGTGGCAAGGGCTTCTCGGGGAAGCCGGAGCCAGGAGCGCGACTTCGAGCACGCCCTGGAACTCAAGCTGCAGGAAACCGGCTTCTGTCGCGATGGCTATTTTGTGATTGATCGGGTGGTGTCTCAGCTCGGCGGCGAAGTGCGCGGTGAATGTCGGGATGCGGCGCAGCGGTAGATGCTGTTGTGAATCGAAGCTAATTACACCGGAGAGAAGGCGGAGTGCCGGATAAGGTTTTTCGAAAGCGTCGGCGACAGGGATGTCGCCGACGCAGCGTACAGGGACGTATTCACCGCGGTTTCGAAAAACCTTATCCGGTGCTCTGCCGCCACTAAAC
The nucleotide sequence above comes from Microbulbifer salipaludis. Encoded proteins:
- the purU gene encoding formyltetrahydrofolate deformylase; this translates as MEKKILLTDCPDAKGLIAKITNICYKHQLNITKNDEFVDRAQGRFFMRTALEGNFNDATLLEDLDLALPAGAERKLVASGRKRLVLMVTKESHCLGDILMKCYSGALDVEIAAVIGNHNVLQPLVEKFDIPFHWVPADGLERAQHEEQVMQLVDSYAPDYLILAKYMRVLTPQFVAHYRKRIINIHHSFLPAFIGAKPYQQAFERGVKIIGATAHFVTDDLDEGPIIEQDVIHVDHGYSAESMASAGRDVEKQVLSRALQLVLEERVFIHGNRTVVFK